AACCCAACAAACGGATTACCCACGTACACGTCCGGATTTACCAGATCATGAGCCTCGTGGTTGCCCTCGTGGTGCAAGCTACTCATGGTATTTATACAGCGCAAACCGCGTTAAATATCCCATGGTGCGTAAACGCTTAATTAAATTATGGCGTGAAGCGAAAGCACAACACTGTGATCCTGTCGATGCTTGGGCTTCAATCATTAGCTCGCCAGAAAAAACTAAAAGCTATAAACAAGCGCGTGGTCGTGGTGGTTTTGTTCGCTCGTCATGGTCAGAAGTGAATGAAATCATTGCTGCTTCTAACGTGTTTACAGCAAAAGAGTTTGGCCCTGATCGTATTATCGGATTCTCGCCAATTCCGGCTATGTCGATGGTCTCATATGCTGCGGGTGCGCGTTATTTATCTCTGATTGGTGGCGCATGCTTAAGCTTCTACGATTGGTATTGCGATTTACCACCTGCATCGCCAATGACTTGGGGTGAGCAAACCGACGTTCCTGAATCAGCAGACTGGTATAACTCTTCTTACCTGATTGCATGGGGTTCTAACGTACCGCAAACACGTACTCCAGATGCCCACTTCTTTACAGAAGTTCGTTATAAAGGGACTAAAACCGTTGCGGTAACACCTGATTACGCTGAAATCGCGAAACTCTGTGATCAATGGCTAAATCCAAAACAGGGTACTGACAGCGCAATGGCAATGGCGATGGGACACGTTATTCTTAACGAATTCCACGTTAAACGCCAAACTGAATACTTTAGTAACTACGTGCGCACTTACACTGACATGCCAATGTTGGTGATGTTAGATAAACACGACTCAGGCAAGCTAGTTGCAGGTCGTATGTTGCGTGCTTCTGATTTAGTGAACAATCTGGATCAAGAGAAAAATCCAGAGTGGAAAACTGTTGCTATTGATGAAAAAACACAGCAATTGGTTGCTCCTCAAGGTTCGATGGGCTTTCGTTGGGAAGGTGCTGCTAAATGGAATCTTGAGCCTAAAGATGGTAAGAGTGGCGAAGAAGTCACGTTACAACTGGGGCTTTTAGAGAACCACGATGATGTTGTTGACGTTGCATTTCCTTATTTTGGTGGCATCAAAAGTGAATACTTTGAAGGTGTTGCCCTTGATGATGTGCTCGTTCATAAACTGCCTGCTAAGCGTATTACACTGGCGAATGGCGAAGAAAAATACGTTACAACCGTCTATGACTTGCTATTAGCAAACTACGGTATTGATCGTGGTTTAAATGATGAGAACTGCGCATCAAATTACGATGAAATAAAAGCGTACTCACCAGCATGGGCTGAAAAAGTCACGGGTGTAAGCCGTCAAGACATCACCCGTATTGCGCGTGAATTTGCGGATAACGCAGAAAAAACACATGGTCGTTCTATGGTGATTGTGGGAGCTGGTATTAACCACTGGTATCACATGGATATGACCTATCGTGGCATTATTAATATGCTGATTTTCTGTGGTTGTGTTGGTCAAAGTGGTGGGGGTTGGGCACATTATGTTGGACAAGAAAAATTACGTCCACAAACAGGTTGGTTGCCTTTAGCATTTGGTCTTGATTGGCAACGCCCACCTCGTCATATGAACAGTACATCGTTCTTTTATAATCACTCAAGTCAGTGGCGTTACGAAACCGTATCACCGACAGAGCTATTATCACCATTAGCGGATAAATCACGCTTTAGTGGTAGTTTGGTTGATATGAACGTGCGTTCAGAACGTATGGGATGGTTACCATCGGCGCCTCAATTAAATTTAAACCCTCTGTCTATTGCGAAAAAAGCCCAAGAGGCAGGCGTTAGTGTCGCTGATTACACCGTTAATGCATTGAAATCAGGTGAAATCCGTTTTGCTTCAGAGCAACCGGATAATCCACAAAACTTCCCACGTAATTTATTTATCTGGCGTTCTAACTTATTAGGTTCTGCGGGTAAAGGGCATGAATATTTACTGAAATACTTGCTGGGAACTGAAAACGGTTTACAAGGTAAAGACTTAGGTGAGCAAGGCCAAGTTAAGCCACAAGAAGTGGAATGGCAAGATAAAGGCGGTGAAGGTAAAGTTGATTTAGTGGTGACTTTAGACTTCCGTATGTCAAGTACCTGTCTCTTCTCCGATATCGTTTTACCAACCGCTACATGGTATGAGAAAGATGATATGAATACTTCGGATATGCATCCATTTATTCATCCATTAACTGCTGCGGTTGATCCTGCTTGGGAATCTAAAACAGACTGGGAAATCTATAAAGGTATCGCCAAAAGCTTCTCTAAATTGTGTGTTGGCCATTTAGGGGTTGAAACCGATTTAGTGACATTGCCTATTCAGCATGACTCCGCTGCTGAAATGGCTCAGCCTTTTGATGTGAAAGATTGGAAAAAAGGTGAATGTGACCTTATTCCGGGTAAAACAGCCCCACACCTTATTCCTGTTGAACGTGATTATCCAAATACTTATGCTCGCTTTACCTCACTTGGCCCTTTGATGGATAAATTGGGTAATGGCGGTAAAGGGATCAGTTGGAATACACAAGCAGAAGTCGATTTCCTGAAAAAACTTAATCGAGTTCGTCACGATGGCGCAGCAAAAGGGCGTCCAGCGATTGAAACGGCGATTGATGCAGCCGAAGTTATTCTTTCTTTAGCACCTGAAACTAACGGTCAAGTGGCTGTAAAAGCGTGGGATGCATTAAGTAAAGTGACAGGACGCGATCACACTCATTTAGCCAAAGTGAAAGAAGACGAGAAAATTCGTTTTCGCGATATTGTTGCTCAGCCTCGTAAGATTATCTCAAGCCCAACATGGTCTGGTCTTGAAGATGAACATGTCTCTTATAACGCCTGTTATACCAACGTTCACGAGATGATCCCTTGGCGTACATTAAGTGGTCGCCAACAGTTGTATCAAGATCACGAGTGGATGCGTGCTTACGGTGAAAGCTTAGTGGTTTACCGTCCACCCATTGATACCAAGGCGATTGATGCGGTTAAAGGTAAAAAACCAAATGGTTTCCCTGAGAAAGCGCTGAACTTCCTAACTCCTCACCAAAAATGGGGTATTCACTCAACCTATAGCGATAACTTACTCATGTTAACGCTAGGTCGTGGTGGCCCCGTAGTGTGGCTGAGTGAAGATGATGCCAAAGAGATGGGTATTAGTGATAACGATTGGGTTGAAGCATACAACAGTAATGGTGCGTTAACGGCAAGAGCGATTGTCAGCCAACGTATTCCTGATGGCATGATTTATATGTATCACGCACAAGAGCGTCAAATAAACCTACCAGGCTCTGAAGTGACTGGAATGCGTGGTGGTATTCACAATTCTGTGACGCGTGTTTGCCCAAAACCAACACATATGATTGGTGGATACGCTCAATTAGCTTATAGCTTTAACTACTACGGTACGGTTGGCTCTAACCGTGATGAGTTTGTTGTGGTGCGTAAAATGAAACAGATTGATTGGCTTGATGGTGAAGGTGATGCTTATCAACAAACCCTGAATGGACAGGAGAAGGCATAATGAAAATTCGTTCACAAGTCGGTATGGTACTCAACCTCGACAAATGTATCGGTTGCCATACCTGTTCAGTAACCTGTAAAAACGTATGGACTAGCCGTGAAGGTGTTGAATACGCATGGTTCAATAACGTTGAAACCAAACCGGGTACAGGGTATCCACAAAATTGGGAAGACCAAGAAAAGTGGAAAGGTGGTTGGATCAAAAATATCAAAGGTCAATTAGTACCAAGAATGGGTAACCGTGTTGGTCTATTATCTAAAATTTTTGCCAACCCAGATGTGCCTGCATTGGACGATTACTATGAGCCATTTGATTATGACTACGAGCATTTAAAAAATGCACCAGAAGGCTCATTACCAACAGCACGTCCACGTTCGCTGATCACCGGTCAGCGTATGACTAAAATCGAGAGAGGCCCGAACTGGGAGGACGATTTAGGCGGTGAATTTAGCAAACGTGCAGCGGATAAAAACTTTGCAAATATGCAAAAAGAGATGTATGGACAGTTTGAAAATACATTTATGATGTATTTACCACGTTTATGTGAACACTGCTTAAATCCTGCTTGTGTGGCGACTTGCCCAAGTGGGGCGATTTATAAACGTGCTGAAGACGGTATTGTGCTTATCGACCAAGATAAATGCCGTGGATGGCGCATGTGTTTAACCGGATGTCCATACAAAAAAATCTACTTCAACTGGAAAAGCGGTAAGTCTGAAAAATGTATTTTCTGCTACCCACGTATTGAAGCCGGCCAGCCAACCCTGTGTTCAGAAACTTGTGTAGGTCGTATTCGTTATCTGGGTGTCATGCTGTATGACGCAGATAAAATCTCACAAGCTGCTAGTGCAGATAATGAAAAAGATTTATACCAAAGCCAGTTAGATATCTTCTTAGATCCCTTCGATCCTGAAGTGATTGCAGCAGCAGAAGAGCAAGGTATTCCATTAAGTGTAATTGATGCCGCACAGCGTTCACCTGTGTATAAAATGGCGGTGGATTGGAAGCTGGCATTACCATTGCATCCGGAATATCGCACCTTACCCATGGTTTGGTATGTACCACCTTTGTCGCCAATTCAATCTGCTGCTGATGCGGGTGTGTTACCGCATACAGGTGTTTTACCTGATGTAGAAAGTTTACGTATTCCAGTTCAGTATTTAGCTAACTTACTGACAGCTGGGGATACAGCACCTGTATTATTAGCATTAAAACGTATGCTCGCGATGCGTCATTACAAACGAGCTGAAACTGTAGAAGGAAAAACCGATCTTAGTGCATTAGAGCAAGTAGGGTTGACCGAAGCACAAGCACAAGAGATGTACCGTTATCTTGCTATTGCAAATTATGAAGATCGCTTTGTTATCCCATCAAGTCATCGTGAATTAGCAAGAGAAGCGTTCCCTGAACGTAGTGGTTGTGGTTTTAGCTTTGGCGATGGTTGTCATGGTAGTGATAGCAAATTTAACCTGTTTAATAGTCATCGCATTGATGCGATTGATATCACATCAAAAACACCTCAAGACGAACGCCGTTCAGAGGAGAAAATATGATGATCTCTCTGAAAGTGATTTCTCATCTTTTAGATTATCCCACACAAGAATTATGGGATAACCGTGGCGAACTTATCGATGCATTACAAGAAGCCGATGAGCTTCCTGTGACTCAAGTTGCAAAATTAATGGCATTTATTCACGCTTTAACGCAACAAGAGTTGTTAGATGCACAAGCCAATTACAGTGAGCTTTTTGATAGAGGTCGAGCACGGTCACTGTTGTTATTTGAACATGTTCATGGCGAATCTCGCGATCGTGGGCAGGCAATGGTTGATTTGCTAAATCAATATCAACAAGCGGGGATCACATTAAGTAGTCGTGAACTCCCTGACTATTTGCCGACTTACCTTGAGTATTTGACACTTTTACCTACAACAGAGTGTATTGAAGGGCTAAACAACATTGCCCCTATTTTTGGCATTGTTAGGTGAGCGTTTAAAACAACGAGGCAGTGATTATCACGCTCTTTTTGATGTGTTGCTTTGCCTCTCACAAAGTGGATTAGAAGCATCACAACTAACAGCTCAAGTAGAAAAAGAGCCTTTAGATGATACACCTGCGGCGTTAGATGCGGTGTGGGAAGAAGAACAAGTGACGTTCCTTGGAGAAGGTACGCAATGTGGCAGTAGCAATATTAGCCAACATCAGCGTCGTTTTGCACAAGAAACGGCAGTTCAATATCTCAATGTGGGGAATTCGTTGGATACGGGAGCACAAAAATGAATTACATCAATATGTTATTTTTTGATATCTATCCCTATATTGCTGGTGCTGTATTTATTATCGGCAGCTGGTTACGTTACGACTATGGTCAATACACTTGGCGTGCTGGCTCTAGTCAGATGCTAGACAAGAAAAATATGCGATTAGCTTCTAACTTATTCCACGTTGGGATCATCGGTATTTTTGCCGGGCATTTTTTAGGTATGTTAACGCCACACTGGATGTATGAATCATTCTTGCCTATTGAATATAAACAAATTATGGCGATGGTGGGGGGGGGTACTTGTGGTGTGTTAATGCTAGTGGGCGGTGTGATGTTATTAAAACGCCGTTTAACTAATCCACGCGTAAGGGCCACATCTTCATTTGGTGACATCATGATTTTAACACTTCTGGTTATTCAAGTTGCGTTGGGTCTACTCACTATCCCATTCTCAGCCCAACATATGGATGGTAGTGAAATGATGAAGCTGGTGGCATGGGCACAATCTATTGTGACATTCCATGGTGGTGCTTCAGCAAATCTTGACGGTGTTGCATGGGTATTTAAGTTACATATCTTCTTGGGAATGACGATTTTCTTATTGTTCCCATTCTGCCGATTAGTTCATATTTGGAGCGTGCCAATTGAGTATTTAACCCGCCGCTATCAAATTGTTCGTAATCGTCATTAATGAATGTTCCATCTCCTGATAGTAAGTTAGAGACCTTTTAATTGCGCTTATCTCACCCCCGCCCGCGGGGGTTTTTTTCTCTTTTTCCTGCCGTAAAACATCAACAAATTTTTTGAATAGTTAAAGCAATAATCTTTAGATTCATTAAAAAAAGATTGCACTTATAATTATTTTCAACGAAACGAATGAATTTATCTTAAAAATAAAAAGTTAATTAAATATCGTGATATTTAATTAACTTTTAAGTTTCTGACATCAATTCTTTATTACTGATAAATAAACTTAAATAGAAATTCAAATGGTTCGGAGTATTGTCATATAAATTAGGTGCTATGATTTAATTGAGTCTTACCTCTATTATCCTATCGGAGATTATTATGAGCTTTAAATATCATCGTATTGATAAAAATAATGCTGCTGTTTTGTTGGTAGACCATCAAGCTGGATTACTCTCTTTAGTGAGAGATATAGAGCCAGATAAATTCAATAATAATGTATTAGCATTAGCCAATGCCGCTAAATACTTTAATTTACCTACCATTCTGACGACTTCCTTTGAAAATGGCCCTAATGGCCCTCTAATGCCTCAACTCGTTGAGATGTTCCCGGATGCTCCTTATATCGCCCGCCCAGGTCAAATCAACGCATGGGATAATGAAGATTTCGTAAAAGCAGTTAAAGCGACAGGTAAAAAACAACTGATTATTGCCGGTGTGGTTACTGAAGTGTGTGTCGCATTCCCTGCATTATCAGCACTTGAAGAAGGTTTTGAAGTGTTTGTTGTCACCGATGCTTCAGGCACTTTCAATGCGATTGCTCGTGACTCTGCGTGGGATAGAATGTCAAAAGCAGGAGCACAATTAATTAACTGGTTTGGTTTAGCTTGTGAGTTACACCGTGATTGGCGTAATGATGTTGAAGGATTAGGTGCGCTATTTGCTAACCATATTCCAGACTATCGTAATCTTATGACAAGCTATAATACTTTAACAAAAAAATAAGCGGTTAATTTAAGTTTTACCTAAAAATAAGGCTTATATTCTTTTTCGATAAAGTTAATTTAATAGAAGTTCATATTTATTAATTTATGAATATAAGCCTTTAATCCAAATGGAACAAAAAATGAAAAGCAAAATATTAAAAGCCACTGCTATTGCGATGGCATTAAGTGTGGGTGTTGCACAGGCAACTGAATATAAAGCAAGTAATGCAGAAGGTCCAATAAAAATAGTTAACTTAAAAGCGATGGAAGCACAAGTCCAAGCAAATATGGAAAAAGGCGCTTTTGGTTATATTCGTGGTGGCGCTGAAGACGAAAATAATTTGCGTTCAAATACGACCGCATTTGATAAAAAATATATTATGCCTCGTTCATTACAAGGTATCGAATTTTCTGACTTAGATTTAAAAACAGAATTTTTGGGTATTAAATTAGATACGCCTATTATTCAGGCACCGATGGCAGCTCAAGGGCTTGCACATCAACAAGGCGAAGTTGCCACAGCAAGAGGTATGGCGAAAGCCGGTTCGGTTTTCTCGTTAAGTACTTATGGGAATAAAACTATCAAGGAAGTGGCTGATGCTCAACCAGGTTATCCGTTCTTCTTCCAGCTCTATATGAGCAAAAATGATGCCTTTAACGAGTATATTTTATCTCAAGCAAAACAGTATGGCGCTAAAGGTATCATTATGACTATCGACTCTTCAGTGGGTGGTTATCGTGAAGATGACGTGAAAAATAATTTCCAATTCCCATTAGGTTTTGCCAACTTAGAAGCATTCGCAAAAATCAGTGATGACAAATCGAAAACAGGTAAAGGTGCGGGTATCAGTGAAATTTATGCACAAGCTAAACAAGCCTTCACACCCGCAGATATTCAGTATGTGAAAAAAATGTCTGGTTTGCCTGTGATTGTAAAAGGGATTGAATCACCTGAAGATGCAGATACTGCCATTAAAGCAGGTGCAGATGCTATTTGGGTTTCTAACCACGGTGGACGTCAATTAGACAGTGCGCCAGCCACTATTGATGTATTACCAGCAATAGCAAAAGTGGTAAATAAACGTGTTCCTATCGTGTTTGATAGTGGTGTACGTCGTGGCTCACATGTCTTTAAAGCATTAGCCAGTGGTGCAGATGTTGTCGCTGTTGGTCGCCCAATTCTTTATGGATTAAATTTAGGTGGTGCTGAAGGTGTTAATTCAGTTATCCAACATTTAAATAAAGAATTAAAAATTAATATGATGTTAGGTGGGGCGAAAACAGTAAAAGATATTCAAGCCACTCAACTTTATACTGATGCTAGTTTTAATCAATAATTAAAATATAGTTTATAAAATTTAAAACCGCACTTAATTTAAATATTAAGTGCGGTTTTATTTTTATATAAAAATAAATCTATAAATTATAGTGTCATTTTTTATATCACTATTTTTATAATGGATTATTAAATGGATAATAATGTTGGAAAGGATTTTGGTCTTATAGAAAGAAATGAAATAATAGGAAAAAACTATACAATTAGAGAAATAATTACTGTAAAGATAGCACCATCACATACTGTATATACAGATATAAATAACCAATCAAAAAAAATCAAAGTTTGGACATGCTTGGATTGAATTTAAAGGAGAGTCAATTGGTTGGGGAATGGGGGGATCTAAAATGGAAGGTGGTTCAGATAATTTAACATTTCATGATTCTAAAGGGTATGATCCCAATAAAGTGACAAGCGCTACATTACCTTAATATAGCAATGAAATTATTGGTAGAATTAATAATGCAATATCAAAGATGAAGTCAGGTGATTATACCCATTTTGAGAGTAACTATAATCTATTTAATAATAATTGTATTGATTTTGTGAACTATATATTAGCGTTAACTGAAAATGGAGAACACAACCCAGATTATATTCTACAATTAATCGGTGATACACCAGATAAAATTATTGAAAAAATGCAAGAATATATTGATGAGCAGAAAGAAACTGAAACACCATTAGTTATTGGCATTAACAGATAATGGGATCTTCACATTACCTGATGATGAAGGTGTTTATTTCGATCATAATAATGATGGAGTAAATGAATCAACAGGTTGGATAGATGGTAATAGTGCATTTCTTGTATTTGATAAAATGAAAATGGCGTTATAGATAATGGTAATGAATTATTTGGTAATAACACTTTTAATATATTAGGCGACTATGCAAAACACGGGTTTGATGCATTATCTCAGTATGATAACAATCAAGATAATAGAATTGATAATAATGATGTAATCTGGTCTTCTTTAAATTTATGGATAGATAAGAATATTAATGGAAAAACTGATATTGATGAATTATTTAACATAGAGTGTTTAGGTATAGAATCGATAGATTTAAATTATAAGAAAAAATGGTGTTATAGATGAAAGTGGTA
This genomic stretch from Proteus vulgaris harbors:
- the narJ_2 gene encoding respiratory nitrate reductase 1 delta chain, whose protein sequence is MPLFLALLGERLKQRGSDYHALFDVLLCLSQSGLEASQLTAQVEKEPLDDTPAALDAVWEEEQVTFLGEGTQCGSSNISQHQRRFAQETAVQYLNVGNSLDTGAQK
- the ycaC gene encoding isochorismatase; protein product: MSFKYHRIDKNNAAVLLVDHQAGLLSLVRDIEPDKFNNNVLALANAAKYFNLPTILTTSFENGPNGPLMPQLVEMFPDAPYIARPGQINAWDNEDFVKAVKATGKKQLIIAGVVTEVCVAFPALSALEEGFEVFVVTDASGTFNAIARDSAWDRMSKAGAQLINWFGLACELHRDWRNDVEGLGALFANHIPDYRNLMTSYNTLTKK
- the narI gene encoding respiratory nitrate reductase 1 subunit gamma produces the protein MNYINMLFFDIYPYIAGAVFIIGSWLRYDYGQYTWRAGSSQMLDKKNMRLASNLFHVGIIGIFAGHFLGMLTPHWMYESFLPIEYKQIMAMVGGGTCGVLMLVGGVMLLKRRLTNPRVRATSSFGDIMILTLLVIQVALGLLTIPFSAQHMDGSEMMKLVAWAQSIVTFHGGASANLDGVAWVFKLHIFLGMTIFLLFPFCRLVHIWSVPIEYLTRRYQIVRNRH
- the narG gene encoding respiratory nitrate reductase 1 alpha chain, which gives rise to MSKFLDRFRYFKQLGDTFSKDHGQELNVNRDWEDGYRSRWQHDKIVRSTHGVNCTGSCSWKIYVKNGLVTWETQQTDYPRTRPDLPDHEPRGCPRGASYSWYLYSANRVKYPMVRKRLIKLWREAKAQHCDPVDAWASIISSPEKTKSYKQARGRGGFVRSSWSEVNEIIAASNVFTAKEFGPDRIIGFSPIPAMSMVSYAAGARYLSLIGGACLSFYDWYCDLPPASPMTWGEQTDVPESADWYNSSYLIAWGSNVPQTRTPDAHFFTEVRYKGTKTVAVTPDYAEIAKLCDQWLNPKQGTDSAMAMAMGHVILNEFHVKRQTEYFSNYVRTYTDMPMLVMLDKHDSGKLVAGRMLRASDLVNNLDQEKNPEWKTVAIDEKTQQLVAPQGSMGFRWEGAAKWNLEPKDGKSGEEVTLQLGLLENHDDVVDVAFPYFGGIKSEYFEGVALDDVLVHKLPAKRITLANGEEKYVTTVYDLLLANYGIDRGLNDENCASNYDEIKAYSPAWAEKVTGVSRQDITRIAREFADNAEKTHGRSMVIVGAGINHWYHMDMTYRGIINMLIFCGCVGQSGGGWAHYVGQEKLRPQTGWLPLAFGLDWQRPPRHMNSTSFFYNHSSQWRYETVSPTELLSPLADKSRFSGSLVDMNVRSERMGWLPSAPQLNLNPLSIAKKAQEAGVSVADYTVNALKSGEIRFASEQPDNPQNFPRNLFIWRSNLLGSAGKGHEYLLKYLLGTENGLQGKDLGEQGQVKPQEVEWQDKGGEGKVDLVVTLDFRMSSTCLFSDIVLPTATWYEKDDMNTSDMHPFIHPLTAAVDPAWESKTDWEIYKGIAKSFSKLCVGHLGVETDLVTLPIQHDSAAEMAQPFDVKDWKKGECDLIPGKTAPHLIPVERDYPNTYARFTSLGPLMDKLGNGGKGISWNTQAEVDFLKKLNRVRHDGAAKGRPAIETAIDAAEVILSLAPETNGQVAVKAWDALSKVTGRDHTHLAKVKEDEKIRFRDIVAQPRKIISSPTWSGLEDEHVSYNACYTNVHEMIPWRTLSGRQQLYQDHEWMRAYGESLVVYRPPIDTKAIDAVKGKKPNGFPEKALNFLTPHQKWGIHSTYSDNLLMLTLGRGGPVVWLSEDDAKEMGISDNDWVEAYNSNGALTARAIVSQRIPDGMIYMYHAQERQINLPGSEVTGMRGGIHNSVTRVCPKPTHMIGGYAQLAYSFNYYGTVGSNRDEFVVVRKMKQIDWLDGEGDAYQQTLNGQEKA
- the narH gene encoding respiratory nitrate reductase 1 beta chain — translated: MKIRSQVGMVLNLDKCIGCHTCSVTCKNVWTSREGVEYAWFNNVETKPGTGYPQNWEDQEKWKGGWIKNIKGQLVPRMGNRVGLLSKIFANPDVPALDDYYEPFDYDYEHLKNAPEGSLPTARPRSLITGQRMTKIERGPNWEDDLGGEFSKRAADKNFANMQKEMYGQFENTFMMYLPRLCEHCLNPACVATCPSGAIYKRAEDGIVLIDQDKCRGWRMCLTGCPYKKIYFNWKSGKSEKCIFCYPRIEAGQPTLCSETCVGRIRYLGVMLYDADKISQAASADNEKDLYQSQLDIFLDPFDPEVIAAAEEQGIPLSVIDAAQRSPVYKMAVDWKLALPLHPEYRTLPMVWYVPPLSPIQSAADAGVLPHTGVLPDVESLRIPVQYLANLLTAGDTAPVLLALKRMLAMRHYKRAETVEGKTDLSALEQVGLTEAQAQEMYRYLAIANYEDRFVIPSSHRELAREAFPERSGCGFSFGDGCHGSDSKFNLFNSHRIDAIDITSKTPQDERRSEEKI
- the narJ_1 gene encoding respiratory nitrate reductase 1 delta chain, producing MMISLKVISHLLDYPTQELWDNRGELIDALQEADELPVTQVAKLMAFIHALTQQELLDAQANYSELFDRGRARSLLLFEHVHGESRDRGQAMVDLLNQYQQAGITLSSRELPDYLPTYLEYLTLLPTTECIEGLNNIAPIFGIVR
- a CDS encoding oxidase codes for the protein MKSKILKATAIAMALSVGVAQATEYKASNAEGPIKIVNLKAMEAQVQANMEKGAFGYIRGGAEDENNLRSNTTAFDKKYIMPRSLQGIEFSDLDLKTEFLGIKLDTPIIQAPMAAQGLAHQQGEVATARGMAKAGSVFSLSTYGNKTIKEVADAQPGYPFFFQLYMSKNDAFNEYILSQAKQYGAKGIIMTIDSSVGGYREDDVKNNFQFPLGFANLEAFAKISDDKSKTGKGAGISEIYAQAKQAFTPADIQYVKKMSGLPVIVKGIESPEDADTAIKAGADAIWVSNHGGRQLDSAPATIDVLPAIAKVVNKRVPIVFDSGVRRGSHVFKALASGADVVAVGRPILYGLNLGGAEGVNSVIQHLNKELKINMMLGGAKTVKDIQATQLYTDASFNQ